CTGCGATTTTGAGGGATTTGAAAACTTGTGACTACTCTGTTCGGCAAGCTGGGTCTCAGGGAGCGCCGCAGAAAGTTGGTTTCGGGCACCGCTTTTGCGGTGGCGGGTGCTGCTTTGGTGGCTGGTGCGATTATTTATCCGGGGTTCAAGACCACTGAGGTGGAGTTGAACGACGGCGGTGTGTGGGTGGTCAGTAAGACGAAGAATGCTGTTGGCCGGTTGAATTATCCGTCGCGTGTCCTCGATGGTGCGGTGACGCCGGCGAGTACCACGTTCGATATCCTGCAGAACTCCGGGAATGTCTTTGTTGACGATGAGACCGGCTCGACTCTGAATCAGGTGTCGCCGGCGAATATGCAGCTGGGCGGGGATAAGCAGTTGCCGGGTTCGGCTGATGTCAGTTTCGGTTCCGCGGTGATTTCGGTGACGGATGCGGCCAAGGGCAAGGTGTGGGCGCTTTCGCCGTCCACGGTGAACGGTTTTGACGAGGAATCCACGGAACCGGTGCTGGCCGGTTCGGAGGGTTTGGTGTCCGCTGTCGGGACGGATGACCGGATTTACAGTGCGGATCCGAAGACGGGTGTTGTGACTGTGACGGCTGTTGATGCCAATGGTGAGGTGGTGTCTTCGGAGTCGGGCACGTGGGACGGGCTGAAGGGTGCCGGTGATCTGCAGCTGGCGGTGGTGGGGGATAAGCCTGTGGTCCTGGATGCGGGGCGGGGGAAGTTGTTCCTGCCGGGCGGTCGTGGGCTGGATTTGGAGAACGCGCGGGATGCGAAGTTGCAGCAGTCCGGTCCGGCGTCGGATGTTGTTGCGGTGGCGACGCAGAAGGCGTTGTTGAAGCAGCCGTTGGATGGTTCGGCGGCGAAGACGGTGTCCTTTGACGGTGAGGGTGTTCCGGCGGCTCCTGTGCAGTTGGGCGGGTGTGTTCATGCGGCGTGGTCGGGGGCGAATAAGTATGTCCGTGATTGTGTGAATGATGCTGATGATAAGAACGTTGAGGTGCCGAAGGCGAGTGCATCGCCGTCGTATGTGTTCCGGGTGAACCGGGACCTGGTGGTGTTGAACGATGTGAACTCGGGCAATGTGTGGCTGGTGAACCAGAACATGCAGCTGGTCAACAACTGGGACGACGTCGTCCCGCCCAAGAACCAGTCCAACGACCAGGACCAGGAGTCCGCGGACAACAACACGATCAACATCCTGCCGGACCGCACGAAGCCCAACCGCCCGCCGGAAACCAAACCCGACACTGTCGGCGTGCGGCCCGGGCGCACCACAATCCTCAGCGTGCTGGATAACGACTCCGATCCCGACGGCGACGTCCTGACGGCATCCGTGGTCGGTTCCGGGCCGGCGTCGGGCACGCTGCAAAGCATCTACGGCGGCACGGCTTTCCAGATCACGGTTCCGGCCGACGCCAAGCCCGGCTCCGAAACGTTCGGCTACAACGCTGCGGACGGACGCGGGCTCTCCGCCGGCGGACAGGTTTCCCTGAACATCGTCGGCGCTGACGAGAACAAACCACCCCTATTCAAGCGGGGCGACCCCACCACCATGCTGGTGGAGCAGGGCAAAACCGTCAGCCAGAACATCCTGACCGACTGGACCGACCCCGACGGCGATGACCTCGTGCTGCTGGACGCCAAGGCGGACAACGAGCAGGACCAGGTCAAGGTCCGCCGCGACGGGCTGCTCACCTACCAGGATTCCGGGGCCGCCTCCGGCAAGAAGACCGTCACGGTGTCCGTGTGGGATGGCCGTGACACCACTACCGGGCAGGTGGTGGTGAACGTGCAGCCGCCGGGTGCCCTGGCGCCCGTGGTCAACGCGGACCACGTCACCGCCGTCGTCGGCCAGGACCTGGTGATCGCACCGCTGAAGAACGACGTCGACCCCAACGGCGGAGCCCTCCGGCTCGCCCAGGTGGAAGCGTCCGGCCCGGCCGAACTCGGGCCCGTGACCGACGGCGGTACGTTCACGTTCCGCAGCGAGACCGCCGGTCCCGTCTACCTCACGTACATTGCCAGCAACGGTCCGCAGAGCAGCCAGGGACTCATCCGCGTGGACGTGGAATCAGGCAAGGACACCGGCGACCCCGTCGCAGTCCATGACGTCGCCCTGATGCCCACGGGCGGCAGCGTGCTCCTCGACCCTCTGGCCAACGACTCCGATCCCTCCGGAGGGGTGCTGGTGCTCCAGTCGGTCCAGCTTCCCGAGAACACCACAGCCTCGGTCAGCGTGATCGACCACAGCGTGCTGCGAATCACCGACGTGCTGGGCACCAAGGACCCCTTCCTGTTCCAGTACACGATGTCCAACGGAAGGAAGTCCGCCACCGGCAGCGTCTCCGTAGTCCCGGTGCCGGCGCCCGCCGTCGTGGAAGCACCCCAGCCGAAACCGGATGAGGTGAACGTCCGCGTCAACGACGTCGTCACCATTCCCGTGCTGGCCAACGACACCCATCCGCAGGGACAAAAACTAACGGTGGATCCGGTGCTGCCGCAGGCAGTGGCGGAAGCGGACGGCAAGGGCTTCGTTTCCGAAAACACGCTCCGGTTCATCGCCGGGCCCCAGCCCAAGACTGTCCGTGCCATCTACAACGCCGTGGACCCGCAGGGCCAGAAGAGCGCCGCGGCCGTCACGATCCACATCCTGCCGCTGGAAGGCGCGGAGAACTCCAGGCCGCAGCCAAAGAACCTGACGGCACGGGTGGTGGCCGCCGGGTCGGTCCGCATTCCGGTGGACCTGGACGGCATCGATCCCGACGGCGACTCCGTCCAGTTGACCGGCATCGACAGCACCCCCAATATGGGCACCGCCACTGTCGGCAGCAACTTCATCGATTTCACGGCGGCGGGCGACGGCGCGGGCACTGACACATTCCGGTACAAAGTGGTGGACCGGCAAGGCGCCGTCAATACCGGCACGGTTACCGTAGGCATCGCGCCCCGCGGCGATGCGAACCAGAAACCCACTCCTGTTGATGACGACGTCCAGGTCCGTCCGGGACGCCAGATTGCGGTGGACGCGATCGGGAACGACACTGACCCCGACGGCGACCCCATCGGCGTCGTTGGGGACGGGATCGAGGCGCCCGCGGAACTCCAGGCCACCGTGAGCAAGGCGAGCGGCCGCATCATCCTGCAGGCGCCGGCCAGCGAGGGTACGGTCAACGTCCGCTACACGGTCGTCGATGACCGCGGCGCCTCTGCCCAGGCCGCCATCCGGGTGAACGTCCGCAATGACGTGCCCTTGAAGGCACCCATTGCCCGGGACGACCGCGTGACCTCCGCCCAGACACTGGGCAAGACCGCCGTGGACGTTCCCGTGCTGAAGAACGACGAAGACCCGGACGGCGTGGGCGAGAACCTGAAGATCGCCACGGACGCCACCACTGCCCGGCCGGGGACCGACGGCAACATGATGGTGGAACTGACCGAGCAGCCCCAACTGATCCCCTACACGGTCGAGGACGTGGACGGCCAGAAGTCCACCGCCATCATCTGGGTGCCCGGCATCGGACAGCAGGTGCCGACGCTTGCCAAGGACGATGTACTCGAGGTGATCGCCGGACAATCCGTGACGGTGGACCTGAAAGAATGGGTCAAGGTCCGTGACGGACGGTCGCCCCGCCTCACCCAGACGGACCGGATCAAGCTGATCGGCGCCGACGGCGGTGACCCTGTGGCCGGAAACGGCACAGCGATCAACTACGCGGCCGGGCAGGACTATGTGGGCCCGGGGTCCATCAGCTTCGAAGTCACCGATGGCAGCGGACCGGACGATCCGGCCGGCCTGAAATCGACCCTCAGCATCCGGACAAAAGTCTTGCCGGACCCCAACCGCAACAACCCGCCCACGCTGCTGGGAAGCTCTGTGGACGTGCCCAAGGGCGAGTCCGCGGAGATCGACCTGGGCCGGCTGACCTCGGACCCTGACCGCGATGACGTGGACAACATGAAGTACGAGCTGGCGGGGGACGGCCCGGCCGGTTTCAACGCCCGCATCGACGGCAGGACCCTTAAAACCTCCGTGGACGGGGCCATGGCCACCGGCACCTCGGGCGCCGTGCAGGTCAAAGCGAAGGATCCGCGGGGACTGGAAGCGACGGCGACATTCCAGCTCGCTGTCACCGCCTCCAACCGGCCGAAACCGGTGGCTAGTGACGACGTCGAGCCCAACGCCGCCGCCGGCAAGACGGTGTCCGTAAATGTCCTCGCCAACGACTCCAACCCGTTCCCCGAGACGCCGCTGAAGATTTTCTCGGCTGCAACCGAGACAGGAAGCGGCAATGTGGAGGTCGCCGGCAGCAACGTCAACGTCACTCCTGCTTCCGGCTTCACCGGGACCCTGATTGTGGTCTACACGGTGGAGGACAAAACAGGGGAGACCTCCCGGCACGCCACCGCCAGGGTCCGGCTGACGGTCAAGGACAAGCCCCTGGCACCGGCCACGCCGCAGGCGCAAAGCGTGGGCGACCAGACCGCCCTGCTGAACTGGACGGCACCGGCGGACCGCGGCTCACCTATCACCAAGTACACGGTGTACGGTGAGGGCGGCTTCCAGCAGGCCTGCCCGGCGAACAGCTGCACGCTCACCGGACTGACCAACAACACGAAGTACCACTTCCAGGTCACTGCCACGAACGAGTTCGGCGAATCCGAGCGCTCTCCGGCGTCCGCCGAGGTCCGCCCGGACGTCAAACCCGACACCCCGGTTGCCCCGGCGCTCAAGTTCGGCGACAAACAGCTCTCCGTGACGTGGACAGCCCCGGCCAGCAAGGGTTCACCGGTCAAGTCCTACGACCTGGAGATCTCCCCGGCCCCGGCCGGGCAGAACGCCCAGATCCAGAACCTGACATCGCTCAGCTACGTCTGGAAGGGGCTGCAGAACGGGGTCGCCTACAAGGTCCGGGTCCTGGCGCGCAATGATGCCAAGGAACCGTCCGAGTGGAGCGCCTACTCCGCTGCCGAAACCCCTGCCGGTGTTCCGGTCACCCCGGCCGCGCCCAACGCGACGGCGGCGCAGTCTGTCGGAACGCAGAGCCAGCTCAGGGTGACCTGGACGGCCCCGAACAACAACGGCGACGCCATCTCCGCCTACACGCTGACCACCTTGAGGGGCGGTGCCGTCGTGACCACCCAGCAGGTGTCCGGGACGTCGCAGAACGTAACGGTGGACAACTCCGAGTCGGGGTACACCTTCACCGTGTCGGCCACCAACAAGGCGGGTACCTCGGGCACGAGTGCGCAGTCCGCGGCCGTGCGGGCGGTGGGCAAGCCGGACATGGTGGGCAAACCCACCGCGACCCTTGTCGACACCGGCGGCGACGGCGGGAAGATCGACGTCAGGTTCCCTGTCCTGACCGATGCACAGCGGAACGGATCGACTCCCGGCGAGATCACCTACAAGTACCGGCTGACATCGGGCGGCGGCAGCGGCAACATCGCCGCCGGCGGAGGGATTGTCGCGGCAGCCAACGGCACCGATACCGCCGTTGTGGTGTGGGCCGTCTCGTCCCGCAGCTCCACCGCGGGCGATGCAAGCCCTCCATCAAACGTGGTGAACCCTTACGGGCTGGCTTTCGCCCCTACCGTGCAGGGAAGCGGCAGCGGCGGCGTTGGAGACAAAACCGTTTCCTGGACCTGGAACCAGCCCAGCGGCAACGGCCGTGCGGTGACGGGCTACCAGTACAGCCTCGACGGCGGAGGCTGGGTCAACACCGATCAGCGGTCCTTCTCCAAGAGCGTGGGCTTCAGCGAGACCCACACCCTGCGGGTCCGCGCCATCAGTGCCAACCAGCCCGGGCGCATCGGCAGCGATACCTCGCGGAGCGGAGCGGAACCGCCGCCCCCGGCCCCGACGTCGTGGAGCATCACCGTTACCCCCGTCCGAAGCTGTACCGAGCCGAACCGGACCACCGATAGCTTCCGGCAGGGCAATCCCTCGAGCTGCGTCTCACCAGGCAAGTGGATGGACGCCGGCGTCACTGCGCAGTCCGACTACTACGTTGTCTGGACGAAGAGCAGTGACAACCCCACCGGCATCTGGTACCACCTGACGTCCGGTCCGGCCGCCGGCAACTTCGTCCGCCATGACACGACGGACAGGGAAAATTCGGGACCGCCGCCAGGCATGCCCCGGCGGTGACGCCGTGGCAAACAGAACAAATAGACTAATCGCTGGACTAAGCGGGCAACGGCCCGAAGATTCACCCGAACCCGGAAG
Above is a window of Arthrobacter sp. FB24 DNA encoding:
- a CDS encoding Ig-like domain-containing protein; this encodes MTTLFGKLGLRERRRKLVSGTAFAVAGAALVAGAIIYPGFKTTEVELNDGGVWVVSKTKNAVGRLNYPSRVLDGAVTPASTTFDILQNSGNVFVDDETGSTLNQVSPANMQLGGDKQLPGSADVSFGSAVISVTDAAKGKVWALSPSTVNGFDEESTEPVLAGSEGLVSAVGTDDRIYSADPKTGVVTVTAVDANGEVVSSESGTWDGLKGAGDLQLAVVGDKPVVLDAGRGKLFLPGGRGLDLENARDAKLQQSGPASDVVAVATQKALLKQPLDGSAAKTVSFDGEGVPAAPVQLGGCVHAAWSGANKYVRDCVNDADDKNVEVPKASASPSYVFRVNRDLVVLNDVNSGNVWLVNQNMQLVNNWDDVVPPKNQSNDQDQESADNNTINILPDRTKPNRPPETKPDTVGVRPGRTTILSVLDNDSDPDGDVLTASVVGSGPASGTLQSIYGGTAFQITVPADAKPGSETFGYNAADGRGLSAGGQVSLNIVGADENKPPLFKRGDPTTMLVEQGKTVSQNILTDWTDPDGDDLVLLDAKADNEQDQVKVRRDGLLTYQDSGAASGKKTVTVSVWDGRDTTTGQVVVNVQPPGALAPVVNADHVTAVVGQDLVIAPLKNDVDPNGGALRLAQVEASGPAELGPVTDGGTFTFRSETAGPVYLTYIASNGPQSSQGLIRVDVESGKDTGDPVAVHDVALMPTGGSVLLDPLANDSDPSGGVLVLQSVQLPENTTASVSVIDHSVLRITDVLGTKDPFLFQYTMSNGRKSATGSVSVVPVPAPAVVEAPQPKPDEVNVRVNDVVTIPVLANDTHPQGQKLTVDPVLPQAVAEADGKGFVSENTLRFIAGPQPKTVRAIYNAVDPQGQKSAAAVTIHILPLEGAENSRPQPKNLTARVVAAGSVRIPVDLDGIDPDGDSVQLTGIDSTPNMGTATVGSNFIDFTAAGDGAGTDTFRYKVVDRQGAVNTGTVTVGIAPRGDANQKPTPVDDDVQVRPGRQIAVDAIGNDTDPDGDPIGVVGDGIEAPAELQATVSKASGRIILQAPASEGTVNVRYTVVDDRGASAQAAIRVNVRNDVPLKAPIARDDRVTSAQTLGKTAVDVPVLKNDEDPDGVGENLKIATDATTARPGTDGNMMVELTEQPQLIPYTVEDVDGQKSTAIIWVPGIGQQVPTLAKDDVLEVIAGQSVTVDLKEWVKVRDGRSPRLTQTDRIKLIGADGGDPVAGNGTAINYAAGQDYVGPGSISFEVTDGSGPDDPAGLKSTLSIRTKVLPDPNRNNPPTLLGSSVDVPKGESAEIDLGRLTSDPDRDDVDNMKYELAGDGPAGFNARIDGRTLKTSVDGAMATGTSGAVQVKAKDPRGLEATATFQLAVTASNRPKPVASDDVEPNAAAGKTVSVNVLANDSNPFPETPLKIFSAATETGSGNVEVAGSNVNVTPASGFTGTLIVVYTVEDKTGETSRHATARVRLTVKDKPLAPATPQAQSVGDQTALLNWTAPADRGSPITKYTVYGEGGFQQACPANSCTLTGLTNNTKYHFQVTATNEFGESERSPASAEVRPDVKPDTPVAPALKFGDKQLSVTWTAPASKGSPVKSYDLEISPAPAGQNAQIQNLTSLSYVWKGLQNGVAYKVRVLARNDAKEPSEWSAYSAAETPAGVPVTPAAPNATAAQSVGTQSQLRVTWTAPNNNGDAISAYTLTTLRGGAVVTTQQVSGTSQNVTVDNSESGYTFTVSATNKAGTSGTSAQSAAVRAVGKPDMVGKPTATLVDTGGDGGKIDVRFPVLTDAQRNGSTPGEITYKYRLTSGGGSGNIAAGGGIVAAANGTDTAVVVWAVSSRSSTAGDASPPSNVVNPYGLAFAPTVQGSGSGGVGDKTVSWTWNQPSGNGRAVTGYQYSLDGGGWVNTDQRSFSKSVGFSETHTLRVRAISANQPGRIGSDTSRSGAEPPPPAPTSWSITVTPVRSCTEPNRTTDSFRQGNPSSCVSPGKWMDAGVTAQSDYYVVWTKSSDNPTGIWYHLTSGPAAGNFVRHDTTDRENSGPPPGMPRR